In Nocardioides marinus, one DNA window encodes the following:
- a CDS encoding acyl-CoA dehydrogenase family protein, whose product MQLALSPEDQAFREEMRTFFTTVVPEEIRTKVLEGRELSKEEIAGSMKLLDDHDLAVPHWPEEWGGRGWSDLRRHLYLEEMQAAGCPVPLAFNASMIGPVLAQFASQEMKERFLPKTRSCEIWWSQGFSEPDAGSDLASLRTSAVRDGDDWVVNGQKTWTTLGQHGDWIFTLVRTDPEVKKQAGISMLLIDMTSPGLTVRPIELIDGGHEVNEVWFEDVRVPGENLVGEPGQGWTMAKFLLGNERVGVAPVGATKHALARAKQLAGDRLQEPLLAARVAELENELLALELTALRVVAHSADGEPHPASSVLKLRGTELQQAVTELLVDLAGPAGLASGTAEGALPDWVHRTVPTYLNYRKASIYGGSNEVQRQIIARTILGL is encoded by the coding sequence ATGCAGCTCGCCCTGTCGCCCGAGGACCAGGCCTTCCGCGAGGAGATGCGGACCTTCTTCACCACCGTGGTGCCGGAGGAGATCCGCACCAAGGTGCTGGAGGGCCGAGAGCTCTCCAAGGAGGAGATCGCCGGCAGCATGAAGCTGCTCGACGACCACGACCTCGCCGTCCCGCACTGGCCCGAGGAGTGGGGCGGGCGCGGCTGGAGCGACCTGCGCCGCCACCTCTACCTCGAGGAGATGCAGGCGGCTGGCTGCCCTGTCCCGCTGGCCTTCAACGCCTCCATGATCGGGCCGGTGCTCGCGCAGTTCGCCAGCCAGGAGATGAAGGAGCGCTTCCTCCCGAAGACCCGCTCCTGCGAGATCTGGTGGTCCCAGGGGTTCTCCGAGCCCGACGCCGGCTCCGACCTCGCGAGCCTGCGCACCAGCGCCGTCAGGGACGGCGACGACTGGGTCGTCAACGGCCAGAAGACCTGGACCACCCTGGGTCAGCACGGCGACTGGATCTTCACCCTCGTGCGCACCGACCCCGAGGTGAAGAAGCAGGCCGGCATCTCCATGCTGCTCATCGACATGACCAGCCCGGGGCTCACGGTCCGCCCGATCGAGCTCATCGACGGCGGCCACGAGGTCAACGAGGTGTGGTTCGAGGACGTCCGCGTCCCCGGCGAGAACCTCGTCGGCGAGCCCGGGCAGGGCTGGACGATGGCCAAGTTCCTCCTCGGCAACGAGCGCGTCGGGGTCGCCCCGGTGGGGGCCACGAAGCACGCCCTGGCCCGCGCCAAGCAGCTGGCAGGTGACCGTCTCCAGGAGCCGCTGCTCGCCGCGCGCGTGGCCGAGCTCGAGAACGAGCTGCTCGCCCTCGAGCTGACCGCGCTGCGCGTGGTCGCCCACTCCGCCGACGGCGAGCCCCACCCGGCCTCCAGCGTGCTCAAGCTCAGGGGCACCGAGCTGCAGCAGGCCGTCACCGAGCTGCTCGTCGACCTGGCCGGGCCGGCCGGACTCGCCAGCGGCACCGCGGAGGGCGCCCTGCCCGACTGGGTGCACCGGACGGTCCCGACGTACCTCAACTACCGCAAGGCCTCCATCTACGGCGGCTCCAACGAGGTGCAGCGCCAGATCATCGCCCGCACCATCCTCGGACTCTGA
- a CDS encoding acyl-CoA dehydrogenase family protein, whose product MDFTYDDEQDALRDAVRGLLGKAYSDFEQRRQTCKADPGFSEQVWSQMAEMGLLGLPFSEEDGGVGAGPVEIAIVCQEIGRVIAPEPYLQAVVLAGGLVQACGTPEQRQDVLGALAGGERLLAFAHDEPGSRWAPTASAVTAAQDGDSWSLTGTKEPVVQGARADQLVVSAALPDGGTGLFLVDADAIERTDYPTYDGGRAAQVTFDATPATPLGEPGRDLAGSIATVQDIARIMAANIAVGAMETALRTTSGYLTSRKQFGVTLNTFQALTFRAADMYVSLELATSVVSWATMVLQTGDVARVRDAAARAGLQASRAGRHIGQEAIQLHGGIGMTAEYSVGSYTAVLTALDHLLGDGDHHLVDLAGSVADHGAIDPLAVG is encoded by the coding sequence ATGGACTTCACCTACGACGACGAGCAGGACGCCCTGCGCGACGCGGTCCGCGGGCTGCTGGGCAAGGCCTACTCCGACTTCGAGCAGCGCCGCCAGACCTGCAAGGCCGACCCCGGCTTCAGCGAGCAGGTCTGGTCGCAGATGGCCGAGATGGGCCTGCTGGGGCTGCCGTTCTCGGAGGAGGACGGCGGTGTCGGCGCCGGCCCGGTCGAGATCGCGATCGTGTGCCAGGAGATCGGTCGCGTCATCGCGCCCGAGCCCTACCTGCAGGCGGTCGTCCTGGCGGGCGGGCTCGTGCAGGCCTGCGGCACCCCCGAGCAGCGCCAGGACGTCCTCGGCGCCCTGGCCGGCGGCGAGCGGCTGCTGGCCTTCGCCCACGACGAGCCCGGCTCGCGGTGGGCCCCCACCGCGTCGGCGGTCACCGCCGCCCAGGACGGCGACTCCTGGTCGCTGACCGGCACCAAGGAGCCGGTCGTCCAGGGCGCGCGCGCCGACCAGCTGGTCGTCAGCGCCGCCCTGCCCGACGGCGGCACGGGGCTGTTCCTCGTCGACGCCGACGCCATCGAGCGCACCGACTACCCGACGTACGACGGTGGGCGGGCCGCGCAGGTCACCTTCGACGCGACCCCGGCGACCCCGTTGGGCGAGCCGGGCCGCGACCTGGCCGGCAGCATCGCGACGGTCCAGGACATCGCCCGGATCATGGCGGCCAACATCGCCGTCGGTGCGATGGAGACCGCGTTGCGCACGACCAGCGGCTACCTCACCAGTCGCAAGCAGTTCGGGGTCACCCTCAACACCTTCCAGGCGCTGACCTTCCGGGCCGCCGACATGTACGTCTCCCTGGAGCTGGCCACGAGCGTGGTCTCCTGGGCCACCATGGTGCTGCAGACCGGGGACGTCGCCCGGGTGCGCGACGCCGCCGCCCGGGCCGGCCTCCAGGCCAGCCGGGCCGGGCGCCACATCGGTCAGGAGGCGATCCAGCTGCACGGCGGCATCGGCATGACCGCCGAGTACTCCGTCGGCTCCTACACCGCCGTGCTCACCGCGCTCGACCACCTGCTGGGCGACGGCGACCACCACCTCGTCGACCTGGCCGGGTCCGTGGCCGACCACGGCGCCATCGACCCGCTCGCCGTCGGCTGA
- a CDS encoding alpha/beta hydrolase, which yields MTETTGTHPDLDPATGALLAFLAAAGTPPMSQQTPEQARAGFRTLAVDLRDDSLLPPMAEVRDVEVPGGAGPRPARVYRPHAEGPLPTVLFLHGGGFVIGDLDTHDLTCRTIAEHSRAVVVSLDYRLAPEHPFPAAVEDTLAAAEWLVEHTGDLGGDHRTAVAGDSAGGNLAAVTAQHLRDRGHDLTAQLLIYPVTEMGADTDSFRDNAEGYFLDADTMLWFGAQYAGPAGVDPSDPRLSPRHGDLAGLAPAVVVTAQFDPLRDDGDGYARALTDAGVRVEHRQFPGLIHGFVDMGRHSPAADAAVLETCRLFGDLLHR from the coding sequence ATGACCGAGACGACCGGGACGCACCCCGACCTCGACCCCGCCACCGGTGCGCTGCTGGCGTTCCTGGCCGCGGCCGGCACCCCGCCGATGTCGCAGCAGACGCCCGAGCAGGCGCGCGCGGGGTTCCGCACGCTCGCCGTCGACCTGCGTGACGACTCGCTGCTGCCACCGATGGCGGAGGTCCGCGACGTCGAGGTCCCCGGTGGCGCCGGCCCCCGGCCCGCCCGGGTCTACCGGCCGCACGCCGAGGGCCCGCTGCCCACCGTGCTCTTCCTGCACGGCGGCGGCTTCGTCATCGGCGACCTCGACACCCACGACCTGACCTGCCGCACCATCGCCGAGCACAGCCGCGCGGTCGTCGTCTCCCTCGACTACCGCCTGGCTCCCGAGCATCCGTTCCCGGCCGCGGTCGAGGACACGCTGGCGGCCGCCGAGTGGCTCGTGGAGCACACCGGCGACCTCGGCGGTGACCACCGCACCGCCGTGGCCGGCGACTCCGCCGGCGGCAACCTCGCCGCCGTCACCGCCCAGCACCTGCGCGACCGCGGGCACGACCTCACCGCCCAGCTGCTGATCTACCCCGTCACCGAGATGGGTGCCGACACCGACTCCTTCCGCGACAACGCCGAGGGCTACTTCCTCGACGCCGACACGATGCTCTGGTTCGGCGCCCAGTACGCCGGTCCCGCCGGCGTGGACCCGAGCGACCCACGCCTCTCACCCCGCCACGGCGACCTGGCCGGGCTGGCGCCCGCGGTCGTCGTCACGGCCCAGTTCGACCCGCTGCGCGACGACGGCGACGGCTACGCACGAGCCCTCACCGACGCCGGCGTCCGGGTCGAGCACCGGCAGTTCCCGGGCCTGATCCACGGGTTCGTCGACATGGGGCGCCACTCCCCCGCGGCCGACGCGGCGGTGCTGGAGACCTGCCGGCTCTTCGGGGACCTCCTGCACCGCTGA
- a CDS encoding maleylpyruvate isomerase family mycothiol-dependent enzyme, with the protein MHDWNALLTAATGRVARLIDEVDLTASVPACPEWCVADLVEHLGGVHQWARHAVVEGTPEGRPEDAPTDLSELAAWYAGHAGDLVETLATTDPTAPAWTFGRGVGTAGWWARRQTHEASMHTYDLLSAAGRDAEWQPDPAVAWDGVREVQDTFYLRQVKMARTEPLPGTLVLEATDVPAEAPGAGPVRIGDGEPHVHLRGTARELLLLLWHRSETQDPEAAALLQHAITP; encoded by the coding sequence ATGCACGACTGGAACGCACTGCTCACCGCCGCCACCGGCCGCGTCGCCCGGCTGATCGACGAGGTGGACCTCACCGCGTCGGTGCCGGCCTGCCCGGAGTGGTGCGTGGCCGACCTCGTCGAGCACCTCGGCGGGGTCCACCAGTGGGCGCGGCACGCGGTGGTCGAGGGGACCCCCGAGGGTCGCCCGGAGGACGCGCCGACCGACCTCAGCGAGCTCGCCGCGTGGTACGCCGGTCACGCCGGTGACCTCGTCGAGACCCTCGCCACCACCGACCCCACGGCGCCCGCCTGGACGTTCGGCCGCGGTGTCGGCACCGCGGGCTGGTGGGCGCGCCGCCAGACCCACGAGGCCTCCATGCACACCTACGACCTGCTCTCCGCCGCCGGGCGGGACGCGGAGTGGCAGCCCGACCCGGCCGTGGCGTGGGACGGCGTCCGCGAGGTCCAGGACACCTTCTACCTGCGCCAGGTCAAGATGGCCCGCACCGAGCCGCTGCCGGGCACCCTGGTGCTCGAGGCCACCGACGTACCCGCCGAGGCCCCCGGGGCCGGTCCGGTCCGGATCGGCGACGGCGAGCCGCACGTCCACCTGCGCGGCACCGCCCGCGAGCTGCTGCTCCTGCTCTGGCACCGTTCCGAGACCCAGGACCCCGAGGCCGCGGCGCTGCTGCAGCACGCCATCACCCCCTGA
- a CDS encoding class I SAM-dependent methyltransferase translates to MTDDEHYFTADPSVAFRREPVRASVWGVDLTLDSGSGVFARGRVDVGTAVLFRETEAPTQGHVLDLGCGYGLIGLAAAVASPAVRVTAVDVNERALLLARENAAALGVAERYRAVLPEQVEPTTTYDEIWSNPPIRVGKQALHDLLLTWLPRLAPGGRAVMVVGKNLGADSLQRWLGEQGWPTTRLASAKGFRILETRRG, encoded by the coding sequence ATGACCGACGACGAGCACTACTTCACCGCCGACCCCAGTGTCGCCTTCCGGCGGGAGCCGGTCAGGGCGTCCGTCTGGGGCGTCGACCTCACCCTCGACTCCGGGTCCGGGGTCTTCGCGCGGGGACGCGTCGACGTGGGCACCGCGGTGCTCTTCCGCGAGACCGAGGCGCCCACGCAGGGCCACGTCCTCGACCTCGGCTGCGGCTACGGGCTGATCGGCCTGGCGGCGGCCGTCGCCTCACCCGCCGTGCGGGTCACGGCCGTCGACGTCAACGAGCGGGCGCTGCTGCTGGCCCGCGAGAACGCCGCCGCCCTCGGGGTGGCCGAGCGCTACCGGGCGGTCCTGCCCGAGCAGGTCGAGCCGACGACGACGTACGACGAGATCTGGTCCAACCCGCCCATCCGGGTCGGCAAGCAGGCGCTGCACGACCTCCTCCTGACCTGGCTGCCTCGGCTGGCGCCGGGCGGCCGCGCGGTGATGGTGGTCGGGAAGAACCTCGGGGCCGACTCGCTGCAGCGCTGGCTGGGCGAGCAGGGCTGGCCGACGACCAGGTTGGCGTCGGCGAAGGGCTTCCGGATCCTGGAGACCCGGCGCGGCTGA
- the truA gene encoding tRNA pseudouridine(38-40) synthase TruA encodes MRLRIDLAYDGGGFHGWAAQPGLRTVQGEVEQALAVALRRREADGTLRRVPVVCAGRTDTGVHARGQVLHVDTTPEELAASAGRSPEPPLEALVRRLGGILPPDVVVRAVSRAPEGFDARFSATWRRYVYRVADQAAAVDPLTRSHVLAWRRPLSLEALQAASAPLVGLHDFAAFCKQREGATTVRTLLDLTWARRTDGVLEATVRADAFCHSMVRALVGCLLAVGEGRRDVGWPAEVLGSTSRSPEVTVAHAHGLTLEEVGYPADDELAERAEQTRARRLPLADTAQEGQA; translated from the coding sequence GTGCGCCTGCGGATCGACCTCGCCTACGACGGTGGCGGCTTCCACGGGTGGGCCGCCCAGCCCGGCCTGCGCACCGTGCAGGGCGAGGTGGAGCAGGCCCTGGCCGTCGCGCTGCGACGCCGGGAGGCCGACGGGACGCTGCGGCGGGTGCCCGTCGTGTGCGCGGGTCGGACCGACACGGGCGTGCACGCACGCGGCCAGGTGCTGCACGTGGACACGACCCCCGAGGAGCTGGCGGCCTCGGCGGGGCGCTCGCCCGAGCCGCCGCTGGAGGCACTGGTGCGCCGACTCGGCGGCATCCTCCCCCCGGACGTGGTCGTCCGGGCGGTGAGCCGGGCGCCGGAGGGCTTCGACGCACGGTTCTCCGCGACCTGGCGCCGCTACGTCTACCGGGTGGCCGACCAGGCGGCGGCGGTCGACCCGCTCACCAGGTCCCACGTCCTGGCCTGGCGCCGACCGCTCTCGCTCGAGGCGTTGCAGGCGGCCTCCGCGCCGCTGGTCGGCCTCCACGACTTCGCGGCCTTCTGCAAGCAGCGCGAGGGGGCGACCACCGTCCGCACCCTGCTCGACCTCACTTGGGCACGGCGCACCGACGGGGTGCTGGAGGCCACCGTGCGGGCCGACGCGTTCTGCCACTCGATGGTCCGGGCGCTGGTGGGGTGCCTGCTGGCCGTCGGGGAGGGCCGCCGCGACGTGGGCTGGCCGGCCGAGGTGCTCGGGTCCACGAGCCGGTCGCCGGAGGTGACGGTCGCGCACGCGCACGGGCTGACCCTCGAGGAGGTCGGCTACCCCGCGGACGACGAGCTGGCCGAGCGCGCCGAGCAGACCCGGGCCCGCCGGCTGCCGTTGGCCGACACGGCGCAGGAGGGCCAGGCATGA
- a CDS encoding carbohydrate kinase family protein — MEPDVLVVGEALVDVVHAGDGSVNERAGGSAANVAVALARLGRPVRFSTAFAEDEYGGMLADHLSTAGVSLASDPNVVARTSSAVATIGPDGAASYEFDVDWQLGEVPAEPRPLAVHVCSLGAVLSPGAEDVRALVERQRAAATITYDVNARPSITGTGPEVVATVEALVSLVDVVKVSDEDLEVLWPDLTVDEAAGRLAGLGPRAVVVTRGGDGASWVEADRRVDVASRPVTVADTIGAGDTFAAALVDGLWTHGLLGGRLPVLADDVVTDLLTHAARAAAVTVSRPGADPPYRTEL, encoded by the coding sequence ATGGAACCGGACGTGCTGGTGGTGGGTGAGGCGCTGGTCGACGTGGTGCACGCGGGCGACGGGTCGGTGAACGAGCGCGCCGGTGGCAGCGCGGCCAACGTCGCGGTCGCGCTGGCCCGGCTGGGACGGCCCGTGCGCTTCTCGACGGCCTTCGCCGAGGACGAGTACGGCGGCATGCTGGCCGACCACCTCTCCACGGCGGGGGTGTCCCTGGCGTCGGACCCCAACGTGGTGGCGAGGACGTCCTCGGCCGTGGCCACGATCGGCCCGGACGGCGCGGCGTCGTACGAGTTCGACGTGGACTGGCAGCTCGGGGAGGTCCCCGCGGAGCCCCGGCCGCTGGCCGTGCACGTGTGCTCGCTGGGAGCCGTGCTGTCGCCGGGGGCCGAGGACGTGCGGGCGCTGGTCGAGCGGCAGCGTGCCGCGGCGACCATCACCTACGACGTCAATGCCCGCCCGTCGATCACCGGCACCGGGCCGGAGGTCGTCGCCACCGTGGAGGCCCTGGTCTCGCTGGTCGACGTGGTCAAGGTCAGCGACGAGGACCTCGAGGTCCTCTGGCCCGACCTGACGGTGGACGAGGCGGCCGGGCGGCTCGCGGGTCTCGGGCCACGTGCCGTCGTGGTGACCCGGGGCGGTGACGGTGCGAGCTGGGTGGAGGCCGACCGTCGTGTCGACGTGGCCTCCCGCCCGGTGACGGTCGCCGACACCATCGGTGCGGGCGACACCTTCGCGGCCGCGCTGGTGGACGGGCTGTGGACCCACGGCCTGCTCGGGGGTCGGCTGCCCGTGCTCGCCGACGACGTCGTGACCGACCTGCTCACCCACGCGGCGCGTGCCGCAGCGGTGACGGTGTCGCGGCCCGGGGCCGACCCGCCGTACCGCACCGAGCTCTGA
- a CDS encoding GntR family transcriptional regulator, which translates to MSVLPLDPSSTEPPFEQLRRQVASRVARGDLPAGTKLPTVRGLATELGLSAGTVARAYKELEADGVVVTEGRRGTFVRSSGAASSPGAAAAAATYAAEARRLGLGLDEATRLLADVWSPTH; encoded by the coding sequence GTGAGCGTCCTGCCCCTCGACCCGTCCTCGACCGAGCCGCCCTTCGAGCAGCTGCGCCGCCAGGTGGCCTCCCGCGTCGCGCGCGGCGACCTCCCCGCAGGGACGAAGCTCCCCACGGTGCGGGGCCTCGCCACGGAGCTGGGGCTCTCCGCGGGCACGGTCGCGCGGGCCTACAAGGAGCTCGAGGCCGACGGGGTCGTCGTCACCGAGGGCCGGCGCGGCACGTTCGTCCGCAGCAGCGGCGCGGCGTCGTCGCCCGGCGCCGCGGCCGCCGCAGCGACGTACGCCGCCGAGGCCCGTCGACTCGGGCTGGGCCTGGACGAGGCGACGCGGCTGCTGGCCGACGTCTGGTCACCGACCCACTGA